TGGTTTCAGGCCTTGCTGGACTGAAACGGCATCCGTTTCACGATCCACTCCTCGATCGGCGCGCCGCCGATGACGTGCTCCCTCAGGATCCGCTCGATCCGCTCAGCGCTGACACCGCCGTAGACGATCCCCTCGGGCCAGATCAACAGCACCGGGCCTTCGGCGCAGATCCGCAGGCAGTCCGCCTTGCTGCGCAGCACGATCCCGTCCGCCCGGGACGGGTCTTCCAGCCCCCAGTCCCGCACCAGCCGCTTGAGGGTGTTCCAGCTTTCAACGCCAACGGCGGGATCAGGGCTGCAGAGTGCCTTGGCCGGGGTCGCGCACAGCAGCAGATGGTGCTGAATCAACGGCTGACTCAAACCGAGACGGCTGCAGCCTCACGCACCGCCTGACGGGACCAGGCGTCGACCGCGAGCACATCGTCCAGGGAGGGGTGGGCCGTCAGGTCGGCCTTGTGGCGATCACAAACCCTGTCGATCAATTTCGGAATGTCCAGGAAGTGAATCCGCTCCTCGAGGAAGAGCGCCACGGCCTGTTCATTGGCGGCGTTCATCACCGCGGGCATTGTTCCCCCTGCGCGGCCGGCGGCATAGGCCAGCTCCATGCAGGGGTACTTGGCGGGGTCGGGCTTGCGGAAGGTCAGTTGGCCCACTTCCGTCAGATCCAGGCGGCGCCAGGGGGTCTCGAGGCGCTCCGGCCAGCTCAGGCAGTAGAGGATCGGCAGCTTCATGTCCGGCCAACCCAGCTGACCCAGTACCGAAGAGTCGGCGAGCTCCACCATCGAGTGGATGATCGATTGCGGGTGGATGACGATTTCGATGTGGTCGTAGTCCAGGCCGAAGAGGTAGTGGGCCTCGATCACCTCCAGACCCTTGTTCATCAAGGAGGCCGAGTCCACCGTGATCTTGCGCCCCATGCTCCAGTTGGGATGGCTGGTGGCATCGGCCACGGTGGCCTTGTGCAGATCGGCCGCGTCCCAATCGCGGAAGGCGCCGCCGCTGGCGGTCAGTTGGATCCGGCGCAGCCCCGGCGTGGGCACCCCGGTGGAGAGGCGGGCGGTGTCGGCCCAGGGGGTGCCCTGCAGGCACTGGAAGATCGCGGAGTGCTCGGAGTCCGCCGGCAGTAGGCGTGAGCCGCTCTTGGCCAGTTCCGGCAGCACCACCGGACCGGCGGCGATCAGGGTTTCCTTGTTGGCCAGGGCTAAGTCCTTGCCGGCGCGGATCGCGGCCAGGGTGGGCAGCAGGCCGGCGCAGCCGACGATGCCGGTGACGACCAGATCTGCCGTAGACCAGGCCGCGGCAGTGCAGAGCCCATCGGAGCCACCCACCAGCTCCGGCATTTTTGCGGGCCGTTCGCTCGGGGCCAGGGACTGCAGGCGCTCCTGCAGCGCGGGGAGCTTGGCCTCATCTGCTAGGGCCACCACCTCGGGGGCGTGCTTCTGGATCTGACGAACGAGCAGCTCGAGGTTGTTGCCGGCCGTCAGGGCGACGACCCGGAAGCGATCCGGGAATTCCTCGACGATCTCCAGGGTTTGGGTGCCGATGGATCCAGTGGAGCCGAGCACGGAGAGGGCTTTCACGGCGGAGCTCCAAGAATCAGTGGCCAGTTTCCCATTTCCAGGCGCGTAGCGTTGCCGGCACTCCCTTTGATCCGCGATGGCCGAGCAGACTCCGGCGGCGCCCCAGCGCTGGCCCTACGTCCTGGGATGTGGCTTCGCCATGGGTGCGGCCGACGTCGTCCCGGGGGTGTCCGGTGGCACGATGGCCTTCATCCTCGGCATCTACGGCACCCTGCTGGAGGCCGTTTCCGGCTTTGACTTCGAGCTCCTCGGCCTCCTGCGCCGCGGCGCCTGGGCCGAAGCGGCGGCACGGGTGCACTTGGGCTTCTTGGTGCCGCTGTTGGCCGGTCTCTTGGGGGCCGTGCTGGTGCTCGTGCGCCCGATCACCTGGCTCTATGTGAACCAGCCGGCCCTGCTCTTTGCCTTTTTCTTTGGTCTGATCGTCGGCTCGATCGTGCTGATCGCCCGCCACGCCCACTGGGGGGCCGCTGGCCTGGTGGCGATGGCGGCGGGTGTGGCGGCGGCGCTGCTGCTGGTGACCCGCACGCCGGTGACGATGCCCCACGACCCCTTCACAATCTTCTGGAGCGGGGCCGTGGCGATCATGGCGATGGTCCTTCCGGGCGTGTCCGGCTCCTTCCTGCTCCTGGTGCTCGGGCAGTACCAGCACGTGATGGAGGGGGTGAAGGCCCTGGATCTGGCCACCTTGCTGCCCTTCGCCCTGGGCTGTGCGACGGGTCTGCTGCTGTTCGTGCGTTTGCTGAGCTGGCTGCTGAAGCGTTGGCACGGCCAGACCGTCGCCCTGCTGATGGGCTTCATGGCCGGTTCGCTTTGGAAGATCTGGCCCTTCCGCACCGTGCTGGAGAGCACCACGAATGCCAAGGGCAAGCTGATCGTTCTCCGGGATGCCCTGGCGGCGCCCCCCAGTGCTTCGGCCTTGGCCGTGTCCCTGTTGTTGATGGGCCTTGGGGTGCTGCTGGTGTTGGGTCTTGAGCGGGTGCAGCAGCGCATGGGCGCTGCGGAAATGGGCGGCTGAGGCCGCTCCCTTGCCGCGCCGGGGAAACTGGGGGCTGCTTGTCTCCCTTGCATGACCTCCGGCGATCGCGGTCATCCCCCTGAGCAGTGGGGGTCCTCCCTGGGGTTTGTCCTGGCCGCGGCGGGCAGTGCCGTCGGCCTGGGCAACCTCTGGGGCTTTGCCTACCGCGCCTCCCAGGGGGGCGGCGCGGCGTTCGTCGTTCTCTATCTGCTGATCGTTGCGGTGGTCTGTCTGCCGGTCTTGGTGGCCGAGATGGTCCTGGGGCGCAGCACGGGCCATGCCCCCCTTCTGGCGCCGATCACCGCCGGCGGTCGCCGCTGGGCCCCGCTGGGTTGGCTGTTCATGGCCGCCGCGATCGGGATCCTGAGCTACTACGCCGTCTTGATGGGCTGGACCGGCCGCAGCCTGATCCATGCCTTGAGTGCGCCGCTTCCCGCCGACATTCCCGCGGCTGAGCGCTTCTTCGCCGGCATCAGCAGCGGCGGCGACGCCGTGCTCGGGCACCTGATCAGCCTGGCCCTGACCGGGGTGGTGGTGGCGGCGGGCATCAAGGCCGGCATTGAGCGCCTGACCCGCTGGGCGATGCCCCTGCTCTTCCTGCTGCTGCTGGCCTTGGTGATCTGGGCGGCCTTCCTGCCTGGAGCGCACGAGGGCTACAACGGCTTCCTGCTGCGTTGGGACGCCAGCAAGCTCACGGATCTGACCACGATCCGCAACGCCTTCACCCAGGCCTTCTTCTCGATCGGCACCGGCATTGGCGCGATCTTGGCCTACTCCACCTACCTCAATCGCCGCAGTGGGATTCCCGGTGAGGCGGTGGCGGTGGTCGGCATGGACACCGCCGTTGGCCTGATGGCCGGCTGCATCACCTTCCCGCTGGTGGCCAGCTTTGGCCTGGTGGATGTGGTGAGCAGCAGCACCGTGGGCACCCTCTTCATCAGCCTCCCCACCGGTTTGGCCTCCCTCGGCGGCGCCGGTCGGGTGGTGGCCGCACTGTTTTTCCTGTTGGCCTATGTGGCCGCGATCACCTCGTCGGTCTCGCTGCTGGAGGTGCCGGTGAGTTCGCTGATGGATCGCCTCGGTTGGAGCCGCTCCCGCTCGGTCTGGCTGATGGTGCTGCTGATTGCTGTGATCGGCCTGCCCTCCTGCCTGGATGTCGCGGTGCTCGAGCGGATGGATGCCCTCTTCGGTGGCGTCTGCCTGATCGCCGGTGGCCTGCTGCTGGCCCTGCTGTTGGGCTGGCAGGTGCCCGATCGCTTCCGCACGGATCTGCTCGAGTCGGGGTCCTCGCCGGATCTGGTGCGGCTGCTGCGCTGGGCCCTGCGCTGGATCTCCGTGCCGGCCATCAGCCTGGGCCTGCTGATCTCGATCATTGACCTGGCCAAGAGCTGGAGCGGCGCTGGCGCTTAACTGAGCGGAGCTGTCCTCTCCCCATGGCCATCGGTCCCCAGTGGCTTCAACGCTTCAACTTCATCGAGCGGGCGAAGTTGGAGCGTCAGCTGTGGGAGGCCTTTGAGCGGGGCGAGCCGATTGAGACCCTCGTCGAGCAGTGCGAGCCGGGCTTTCAAAAGGAGGTCTGGAGCACCACCGCTATCCGGATCCGCAAGATCGAGAAAATGATGCGAGATCAGCAGGCGCCGAAGGGTTAAGGCGTCAGCTCCTCAGCCACTCGGTCAGGCCACCGGGCTTGTCAATCAGCTCGATCCCCTGGGCCTTGAGCTCGTCGCGAATCCGATCCGCGGCTGCGAAGTCCTTGGCCGCCTTGGCCGCTTTGCGGGCTTCAATCTGTTCCTCGATGGCGGCGTCATCGAGCCCGCCGGCGCTCGCCTGGGCCTCGTGCTTGAGGCCCACCACCTCGGCGAGCTCCAGCAGCAGAGCGAGTTGTTGTTGATGGCCGTCCTGCTGCAGCTCGTCGCTGGCGCTGGAATCCCCGCGCTCGAT
This DNA window, taken from Synechococcus sp. LTW-R, encodes the following:
- a CDS encoding ferredoxin; this encodes MIQHHLLLCATPAKALCSPDPAVGVESWNTLKRLVRDWGLEDPSRADGIVLRSKADCLRICAEGPVLLIWPEGIVYGGVSAERIERILREHVIGGAPIEEWIVKRMPFQSSKA
- a CDS encoding 1-deoxy-D-xylulose-5-phosphate reductoisomerase is translated as MKALSVLGSTGSIGTQTLEIVEEFPDRFRVVALTAGNNLELLVRQIQKHAPEVVALADEAKLPALQERLQSLAPSERPAKMPELVGGSDGLCTAAAWSTADLVVTGIVGCAGLLPTLAAIRAGKDLALANKETLIAAGPVVLPELAKSGSRLLPADSEHSAIFQCLQGTPWADTARLSTGVPTPGLRRIQLTASGGAFRDWDAADLHKATVADATSHPNWSMGRKITVDSASLMNKGLEVIEAHYLFGLDYDHIEIVIHPQSIIHSMVELADSSVLGQLGWPDMKLPILYCLSWPERLETPWRRLDLTEVGQLTFRKPDPAKYPCMELAYAAGRAGGTMPAVMNAANEQAVALFLEERIHFLDIPKLIDRVCDRHKADLTAHPSLDDVLAVDAWSRQAVREAAAVSV
- a CDS encoding DUF368 domain-containing protein; its protein translation is MAEQTPAAPQRWPYVLGCGFAMGAADVVPGVSGGTMAFILGIYGTLLEAVSGFDFELLGLLRRGAWAEAAARVHLGFLVPLLAGLLGAVLVLVRPITWLYVNQPALLFAFFFGLIVGSIVLIARHAHWGAAGLVAMAAGVAAALLLVTRTPVTMPHDPFTIFWSGAVAIMAMVLPGVSGSFLLLVLGQYQHVMEGVKALDLATLLPFALGCATGLLLFVRLLSWLLKRWHGQTVALLMGFMAGSLWKIWPFRTVLESTTNAKGKLIVLRDALAAPPSASALAVSLLLMGLGVLLVLGLERVQQRMGAAEMGG
- a CDS encoding sodium-dependent transporter; the encoded protein is MTSGDRGHPPEQWGSSLGFVLAAAGSAVGLGNLWGFAYRASQGGGAAFVVLYLLIVAVVCLPVLVAEMVLGRSTGHAPLLAPITAGGRRWAPLGWLFMAAAIGILSYYAVLMGWTGRSLIHALSAPLPADIPAAERFFAGISSGGDAVLGHLISLALTGVVVAAGIKAGIERLTRWAMPLLFLLLLALVIWAAFLPGAHEGYNGFLLRWDASKLTDLTTIRNAFTQAFFSIGTGIGAILAYSTYLNRRSGIPGEAVAVVGMDTAVGLMAGCITFPLVASFGLVDVVSSSTVGTLFISLPTGLASLGGAGRVVAALFFLLAYVAAITSSVSLLEVPVSSLMDRLGWSRSRSVWLMVLLIAVIGLPSCLDVAVLERMDALFGGVCLIAGGLLLALLLGWQVPDRFRTDLLESGSSPDLVRLLRWALRWISVPAISLGLLISIIDLAKSWSGAGA